The genomic stretch CACGGTCGGACAGGTCGACGCCGACAAGGCGGAACGCCGGCGCCTGCTCGCCGATCTGCGGAAGCTGGCCGCCGACGCGGACCGGATTGCCTTTGAGGGTGACGCTGGACATGCGGTAACTCCTGGAGTGGAACGGAAAACGGAAAACGGAACGCCCATGCTAGGACGGCGGACGTCAGCCCGCCGTCATGGCGTCACGGCACCACGCCTGTCCATGCGGGCGTGGCGAACTTCTTCAGCGCCAGCGCTTCCGCCCGCGCCAGTTCGTCCGGGCGGATGACATCGTCGGAGAGTCCGTGCGTAGTGCGGAAAGTGTCGATCATCCGCGCGATGACCTCGGCGCGCGCCAGTCCGGTCTGGCTGCGCAACGGATCCACCCGCTTGTTGGCGCTCTGGGTGGCCTTGTCGGACAGCTTCTCGCGGCCGATCCGCAGCACCTGCAGCATCTTGTCGGCGTCGATGTCGTAGGCCATGGTCACGTGGTGCAGCACTGCCTTGCCCCGGCGCATCTGCGCGGCGCCGGCGATCTTGCCGGCCTTCGAGGCGATGTCGTTGAGCGGCTGGTACCAGGCCTCGATGCCCAGCGTGCGCAGCGCCTCCAGCACCCAAGCGTCCATGAACGCGTAGGACTGCTCGAACGACATGCCCGCCACCAGCGACTCCGGCGCCGACAGCGAATAGGTGATGGTATTGCCCGGCTCGATGAACATCGCGCCGCCGCCGGTGATCCTGCGCACCACCTCGATGCCGTGGCGCGCCGCGCCGTCGGGATCCACCTCGTTGCGCAGCGACTGGAAGCGCCCGATCACCACCGCCGGCGATGCCCATTCCCAGACCCGCAGCGTCGGCGGGCGGCGACCGGCCGCCACCTCGTCGGTCAGCACTTCGTCCAGCGCCATGTGCAGCGCCGGCGATTGCGGCTCGGCGTGGACCAGTTGCCAATCGAATGCACGCCAGGCGCTCATGCCGC from Thermomonas sp. XSG encodes the following:
- a CDS encoding biotin/lipoate A/B protein ligase family protein, with the translated sequence MSAWRAFDWQLVHAEPQSPALHMALDEVLTDEVAAGRRPPTLRVWEWASPAVVIGRFQSLRNEVDPDGAARHGIEVVRRITGGGAMFIEPGNTITYSLSAPESLVAGMSFEQSYAFMDAWVLEALRTLGIEAWYQPLNDIASKAGKIAGAAQMRRGKAVLHHVTMAYDIDADKMLQVLRIGREKLSDKATQSANKRVDPLRSQTGLARAEVIARMIDTFRTTHGLSDDVIRPDELARAEALALKKFATPAWTGVVP